Proteins from a genomic interval of Oreochromis aureus strain Israel breed Guangdong linkage group 6, ZZ_aureus, whole genome shotgun sequence:
- the LOC116331525 gene encoding E3 ubiquitin/ISG15 ligase TRIM25-like: MAEVDESQFSIMSLEDELTCSICLSTFDCPVTIPCGHNFCQDCLLATWKESYSCPQCRTLFATRPELKKNTVLTAVVETFKVRSSKSEPNLAAEESQVKKKEIIRCDTCMEAEASKTCFTCMASYCMEHLRPHRENPIFRPHQLSEPVGDLLERICSDHHKLKEFFCSQHDRLICSFCLQQVHKGCSFISPEEQRNLKESDLRDKLVLLNEKMEKTETVVFQINTMQSKLKDGANKRKTALAAVYQQMRDILAQDEREAQNEVDRELELGQMKLRDLMKKLDENYNKMGKAREHINKLLSQSQSMAFLQASVELPKVVKIEPQMPPINLDSKKMIAMQSFAAALRETLMEMLKQPTEARLQLFKPVMCAGQTAAVSGPARTKSTGAQPELEVECCPGQSRLPESDSPGPQAQTAKKKRTRKTKTKPNESTGDIMRIKKNARSMENLLEYGVKEKPRDCSPAAEPKQKPEAPDIPPDISIAEKRSELLKYGTELTFDPRTAHKRIVLTENLTKASVSDVHINYPDCPERFAVCSQVLASKGFSTGRHYWEVRLTNINFVGIGLAYNSIDRKGPTSRLGRNAQSWSVEWFDVGLSVWHNSSETVLVNPNPKRVGVLLDCEAGTATFYRVAERVYPFHTIKFPYPAFLEAIYPAFWIFSNGSSITFCKMQP; the protein is encoded by the exons ATGGCCGAAGTGGACGAGTCTCAGTTTTCTATCATGAGTCTGGAGGATGAGCTGACCTGCAGCATCTGTCTGAGCACCTTTGACTGTCCGGTCACCATCCCCTGCGGACACAACTTCTGCCAGGACTGCCTGCTCGCCACATGGAAGGAGTCgtacagctgccctcagtgtcGGACCCTGTTCGCCACCAGACCCGAGCTGAAGAAAAACACGGTCCTCACCGCCGTCGTGGAGACCTTTAAAGTGAGATCGAGCAAGAGCGAACCCAACCTGGCTGCAGAGGAGAGCCAAGTGAAGAAAAAGGAGATCATCCGCTGTGATACCTGCATGGAAGCAGAGGCGTCGAAGACCTGCTTCACCTGCATGGCGTCTTACTGTATGGAGCACCTGCGGCCTCACCGGGAAAATCCCATTTTCCGTCCCCACCAGCTGAGCGAGCCTGTCGGAGACCTGTTGGAGCGCATCTGCTCCGACCACCACAAGCTGAAGGAGTTTTTCTGCAGCCAGCATGACCGTCTGATCTGCAGCTTTTGCCTTCAACAGGTCCACAAAGGATGCTCCTTCATAAGTCCGGAGGAGCAGAGGAACCTGAAAGAG TCTGACCTCAGAGACAAGTTGGTTTTGCTGAATGAGAAAATGGAGAAGACTGAAACTGTTGTGTTTCAAATAAATACCATGCAGAGCAAGCTGAAG GATGgagcaaacaaaagaaagacTGCACTCGCAGCTGTCTATCAGCAGATGAGGGACATCTTGGCTCAAGATGAACGTGAGGCCCAAAATGAGGTGGACCGTGAGCTTGAGCTCGGTCAGATGAAACTTCGGGATCTCATGAAGAAGCTGGATGAAAACTATAATAAGATGGGGAAAGCCAGAGAACATATCAACAAGCTGCTGAGTCAATCACAATCCATGGCTTTTCTGCAG GCTTCAGTTGAATTGCCCAAAGTTGTAAAGATTGAGCCTCAAATGCCTCCAATCAATCTGGACTCAAAGAAGATGATAGCGATGCAGAGCTTTGCTGCAGCCCTGAGGGAGACTCTGATGGAGATGCTTAAACAGCCCACTGAGGCCAGATTACAATTATTTAAACCGGTCATGTGTGCAG GTCAAACTGCAGCTGTCTCAGGACCAGCAAGAACCAAAAGTACCGGAGCTCAGCCAGAGTTGG aaGTGGAGTGCTGTCCTGGTCAGTCCAGACTCCCCGAGTCCGACAGTCCAGGTCCTCAAGCCCAAAcagccaaaaagaaaagaactcgAA aaaccaaaacaaagccTAATGAGTCCACTGGGGACATTATGAGAATTAAGAAAAACGCCCGTTCAATGGAAAACCTGCTGGAGTATGGAGTGAAAGAGAAACCCAGAGACTGTTCTCCTGCAGCTGAACCTAAACAGAAACCAG AAGCTCCAGATATTCCCCCGGACATAAGCATAGCTGAAAAGAGAAGTGAACTTCTGAAAT ATGGCACAGAACTCACTTTCGATCCAAGGACCGCCCATAAACGCATCGTGCTGACTGAGAACTTAACTAAGGCCTCCGTGTCAGATGTGCACATAAACTACCCCGACTGCCCCGAGCGCTTTGCTGTCTGCTCCCAGGTGCTCGCCTCCAAGGGTTTCTCTACAGGGCGCCATTACTGGGAAGTGCGACTGACCAACATTAACTTCGTTGGCATAGGCTTGGCTTACAACAGCATCGACCGCAAAGGCCCCACCAGTCGACTGGGCCGCAACGCCCAGTCCTGGTCCGTCGAGTGGTTTGATGTCGGCCTGTCAGTCTGGCATAACAGCAGCGAGACCGTGCTTGTTAATCCAAATCCAAAGCGCGTAGGCGTGCTGTTGGATTGCGAGGCCGGCACGGCTACGTTCTATCGCGTGGCAGAGAGGGTGTATCCCTTCCACACTATCAAGTTCCCTTACCCTGCCTTTTTAGAGGCTATCTATCCAGCCTTCTGGATTTTCTCAAATGGCTCCTCCATTACCTTTTGCAAGATGCAACCATGA
- the LOC116331517 gene encoding E3 ubiquitin/ISG15 ligase TRIM25-like isoform X3 → MAEVDESQFSFMSLEDELTCSICLSTFDCPVTIPCGHNFCQDCLLASWEDSYSCPQCRTVFDTKPELKKNTVLIAVVETFKLRSSKSEDNLNEEESEEERGEERGEESEEERGEESEEASEGESEEESEEGSEEVSEEESEEEREEESEAEKDDVIRCDTCMEAEASKTCLTCMASYCEEHLRPHRENPVFHLHELSEPVGDLSERICSDHHKLMEFFCSQHDRLICSFCLQHIHKGCSFLTPEEQRNLKESDLRDKLGLLNEKMEKTENVVFQMNNMQSMLKDGANKRKMALAAVYQQMRDILAQDEREAQTEVDRELELGQMKLRDLTKKFDENYNRMGKARDDINKLLSQSQTSAFLQASVVLPKVVKFEPHVPRITLDSKKVIATQSFAAALRETLMEMLKEPVEARLPFFKADLNAGTGAFGDSGERAAPVSRPERAGGTESQANSAAPQQTSNPTFQSPLSSPPIQPYYQPVPIPVFIRPQQRWNPPHYPQAQPRLQHFGQPRFYPQQKTTQDRKPHSAPGGGKPAGKGSDFTKKDKPKGYAPSEKSNPDRRPHSAAGGHKPSGSGKGSDFTKKDKSKDKPKGHPSSEKSNPDRRPHSAAGGHKPSGSGKGSDFTKKDKPKGHASSGTQHSRPHKNQK, encoded by the exons ATGGCCGAAGTGGACGAGTCTCAGTTTTCTTTCATGAGTCTGGAGGATGAGCTGACCTGCAGCATCTGTCTGAGCACCTTTGACTGTCCGGTCACTATCCCCTGCGGACACAACTTCTGCCAGGACTGCCTGCTCGCCAGCTGGGAGGACTCgtacagctgccctcagtgtcGGACCGTGTTCGACACCAAACCCGAGCTGAAGAAAAACACGGTCCTCATCGCCGTCGTGGAGACCTTTAAATTGAGATCGAGCAAGAGCGAAGACAACCTGAATGAAGAGGAGAgcgaagaggagagaggagaggagagaggagaggagagcgaagaggagagaggagaggagagcgaAGAAGCGAGCGAAGGGGAGAGCGAAGAAGAGAGCGAAGAGGGGAGCGAAGAAGTGAGTGAAGAGGAGAGCgaagaagagagagaagaagagagcgAAGCGGAGAAAGACGATGTCATCCGCTGTGATACCTGCATGGAAGCAGAAGCATCGAAGACCTGCCTCACCTGCATGGCGTCTTACTGTGAGGAGCACCTGCGCCCTCACCGGGAAAACCCCGTCTTCCATCTCCACGAGCTGAGCGAGCCTGTCGGGGACCTGTCGGAGCGCATCTGCTCCGACCACCACAAGCTGATGGAGTTCTTCTGCAGCCAGCATGACCGTCTGATTTGCAGCTTCTGCCTCCAGCATATCCACAAAGGATGCTCCTTCCTAACTCCGGAGGAGCAGAGGAACCTGAAAGAG TCTGACCTCAGAGACAAGTTGGGTTTGCTGAACGAGAAAATGGAGAAGactgaaaatgttgtgtttcAAATGAACAACATGCAGAGCATGCTGAAG GATGgagcaaacaaaagaaagatGGCACTCGCAGCTGTTTATCAGCAGATGAGGGACATCTTGGCTCAAGATGAACGCGAGGCCCAAACTGAGGTGGACCGTGAGCTTGAGCTCGGTCAGATGAAACTTCGGGATCTCACAAAGAAGTTCGATGAAAACTATAATAGGATGGGAAAAGCCAGAGACGATATCAACAAGCTGCTGAGTCAATCCCAAACCTCGGCTTTTCTACAG GCTTCAGTTGTGTTGCCCAAAGTTGTAAAGTTTGAGCCTCACGTGCCTCGAATCACCCTGGACTCCAAGAAGGTGATAGCGACGCAGAgctttgctgcagctctgagGGAGACTCTGATGGAGATGCTTAAAGAGCCAGTTGAGGCCAGATTACCATTCTTTAAAGCAG ATCTTAACGCTGGCACTGGTGCATTTGGGGATTCTG GTGAGAGAGCAGCTCCTGTCTCCAGACCAGAAAGAGCTGGAGGTACTGAATCCCAGGCAAATTCTG CAGCGCCTCAGCAGACAAGCAACCCCACGTTCCAAAGTCCACTGAGCAGTCCACCCATCCAGCCATACTACCAGCCGGTTCCTATCCCTGTTTTTATTAGACCACAGCAAAGATGGAATCCACCCCATTATCCACAGGCCCAACCTCGATTGCAACATTTTGGGCAACCTCGATTTTATCCCCAACAAAAGACAA CTCAAGACAGAAAGCCGCACAGTGCTCCTGGAGGAGGTAAACCAGCCGGGAAAGGATCTGATTTCACCAAGAAAGATAAACCCAAAGGCTATGCTCCTTCTGAGAAATCAA ATCCAGACAGGAGGCCGCACAGCGCTGCTGGAGGGCACAAGCCTTCAGGATCTGGGAAAGGATCTGATTTCACCAAGAAAGATAAATCTAAAGATAAGCCCAAAGGCCATCCTTCTTCTGAGAAATCAA
- the LOC116331517 gene encoding E3 ubiquitin/ISG15 ligase TRIM25-like isoform X2, producing MAEVDESQFSFMSLEDELTCSICLSTFDCPVTIPCGHNFCQDCLLASWEDSYSCPQCRTVFDTKPELKKNTVLIAVVETFKLRSSKSEDNLNEEESEEERGEERGEESEEERGEESEEASEGESEEESEEGSEEVSEEESEEEREEESEAEKDDVIRCDTCMEAEASKTCLTCMASYCEEHLRPHRENPVFHLHELSEPVGDLSERICSDHHKLMEFFCSQHDRLICSFCLQHIHKGCSFLTPEEQRNLKESDLRDKLGLLNEKMEKTENVVFQMNNMQSMLKDGANKRKMALAAVYQQMRDILAQDEREAQTEVDRELELGQMKLRDLTKKFDENYNRMGKARDDINKLLSQSQTSAFLQASVVLPKVVKFEPHVPRITLDSKKVIATQSFAAALRETLMEMLKEPVEARLPFFKADLNAGTGAFGDSGERAAPVSRPERAGGTESQANSAPQQTSNPTFQSPLSSPPIQPYYQPVPIPVFIRPQQRWNPPHYPQAQPRLQHFGQPRFYPQQKTTQDRKPHSAPGGGKPAGKGSDFTKKDKPKGYAPSEKSIAGSSASLPSMFSCVLPASPFHVSDPDRRPHSAAGGHKPSGSGKGSDFTKKDKSKDKPKGHPSSEKSNPDRRPHSAAGGHKPSGSGKGSDFTKKDKPKGHASSGTQHSRPHKNQK from the exons ATGGCCGAAGTGGACGAGTCTCAGTTTTCTTTCATGAGTCTGGAGGATGAGCTGACCTGCAGCATCTGTCTGAGCACCTTTGACTGTCCGGTCACTATCCCCTGCGGACACAACTTCTGCCAGGACTGCCTGCTCGCCAGCTGGGAGGACTCgtacagctgccctcagtgtcGGACCGTGTTCGACACCAAACCCGAGCTGAAGAAAAACACGGTCCTCATCGCCGTCGTGGAGACCTTTAAATTGAGATCGAGCAAGAGCGAAGACAACCTGAATGAAGAGGAGAgcgaagaggagagaggagaggagagaggagaggagagcgaagaggagagaggagaggagagcgaAGAAGCGAGCGAAGGGGAGAGCGAAGAAGAGAGCGAAGAGGGGAGCGAAGAAGTGAGTGAAGAGGAGAGCgaagaagagagagaagaagagagcgAAGCGGAGAAAGACGATGTCATCCGCTGTGATACCTGCATGGAAGCAGAAGCATCGAAGACCTGCCTCACCTGCATGGCGTCTTACTGTGAGGAGCACCTGCGCCCTCACCGGGAAAACCCCGTCTTCCATCTCCACGAGCTGAGCGAGCCTGTCGGGGACCTGTCGGAGCGCATCTGCTCCGACCACCACAAGCTGATGGAGTTCTTCTGCAGCCAGCATGACCGTCTGATTTGCAGCTTCTGCCTCCAGCATATCCACAAAGGATGCTCCTTCCTAACTCCGGAGGAGCAGAGGAACCTGAAAGAG TCTGACCTCAGAGACAAGTTGGGTTTGCTGAACGAGAAAATGGAGAAGactgaaaatgttgtgtttcAAATGAACAACATGCAGAGCATGCTGAAG GATGgagcaaacaaaagaaagatGGCACTCGCAGCTGTTTATCAGCAGATGAGGGACATCTTGGCTCAAGATGAACGCGAGGCCCAAACTGAGGTGGACCGTGAGCTTGAGCTCGGTCAGATGAAACTTCGGGATCTCACAAAGAAGTTCGATGAAAACTATAATAGGATGGGAAAAGCCAGAGACGATATCAACAAGCTGCTGAGTCAATCCCAAACCTCGGCTTTTCTACAG GCTTCAGTTGTGTTGCCCAAAGTTGTAAAGTTTGAGCCTCACGTGCCTCGAATCACCCTGGACTCCAAGAAGGTGATAGCGACGCAGAgctttgctgcagctctgagGGAGACTCTGATGGAGATGCTTAAAGAGCCAGTTGAGGCCAGATTACCATTCTTTAAAGCAG ATCTTAACGCTGGCACTGGTGCATTTGGGGATTCTG GTGAGAGAGCAGCTCCTGTCTCCAGACCAGAAAGAGCTGGAGGTACTGAATCCCAGGCAAATTCTG CGCCTCAGCAGACAAGCAACCCCACGTTCCAAAGTCCACTGAGCAGTCCACCCATCCAGCCATACTACCAGCCGGTTCCTATCCCTGTTTTTATTAGACCACAGCAAAGATGGAATCCACCCCATTATCCACAGGCCCAACCTCGATTGCAACATTTTGGGCAACCTCGATTTTATCCCCAACAAAAGACAA CTCAAGACAGAAAGCCGCACAGTGCTCCTGGAGGAGGTAAACCAGCCGGGAAAGGATCTGATTTCACCAAGAAAGATAAACCCAAAGGCTATGCTCCTTCTGAGAAATCAA ttgctggttcgtctgcgtCGTTACCCTCCATGTTCTCGTGTGTTCTCCCTGCATCGCCGTTTcatgtttcag ATCCAGACAGGAGGCCGCACAGCGCTGCTGGAGGGCACAAGCCTTCAGGATCTGGGAAAGGATCTGATTTCACCAAGAAAGATAAATCTAAAGATAAGCCCAAAGGCCATCCTTCTTCTGAGAAATCAA
- the LOC116331517 gene encoding E3 ubiquitin/ISG15 ligase TRIM25-like isoform X1 — MAEVDESQFSFMSLEDELTCSICLSTFDCPVTIPCGHNFCQDCLLASWEDSYSCPQCRTVFDTKPELKKNTVLIAVVETFKLRSSKSEDNLNEEESEEERGEERGEESEEERGEESEEASEGESEEESEEGSEEVSEEESEEEREEESEAEKDDVIRCDTCMEAEASKTCLTCMASYCEEHLRPHRENPVFHLHELSEPVGDLSERICSDHHKLMEFFCSQHDRLICSFCLQHIHKGCSFLTPEEQRNLKESDLRDKLGLLNEKMEKTENVVFQMNNMQSMLKDGANKRKMALAAVYQQMRDILAQDEREAQTEVDRELELGQMKLRDLTKKFDENYNRMGKARDDINKLLSQSQTSAFLQASVVLPKVVKFEPHVPRITLDSKKVIATQSFAAALRETLMEMLKEPVEARLPFFKADLNAGTGAFGDSGERAAPVSRPERAGGTESQANSAAPQQTSNPTFQSPLSSPPIQPYYQPVPIPVFIRPQQRWNPPHYPQAQPRLQHFGQPRFYPQQKTTQDRKPHSAPGGGKPAGKGSDFTKKDKPKGYAPSEKSIAGSSASLPSMFSCVLPASPFHVSDPDRRPHSAAGGHKPSGSGKGSDFTKKDKSKDKPKGHPSSEKSNPDRRPHSAAGGHKPSGSGKGSDFTKKDKPKGHASSGTQHSRPHKNQK; from the exons ATGGCCGAAGTGGACGAGTCTCAGTTTTCTTTCATGAGTCTGGAGGATGAGCTGACCTGCAGCATCTGTCTGAGCACCTTTGACTGTCCGGTCACTATCCCCTGCGGACACAACTTCTGCCAGGACTGCCTGCTCGCCAGCTGGGAGGACTCgtacagctgccctcagtgtcGGACCGTGTTCGACACCAAACCCGAGCTGAAGAAAAACACGGTCCTCATCGCCGTCGTGGAGACCTTTAAATTGAGATCGAGCAAGAGCGAAGACAACCTGAATGAAGAGGAGAgcgaagaggagagaggagaggagagaggagaggagagcgaagaggagagaggagaggagagcgaAGAAGCGAGCGAAGGGGAGAGCGAAGAAGAGAGCGAAGAGGGGAGCGAAGAAGTGAGTGAAGAGGAGAGCgaagaagagagagaagaagagagcgAAGCGGAGAAAGACGATGTCATCCGCTGTGATACCTGCATGGAAGCAGAAGCATCGAAGACCTGCCTCACCTGCATGGCGTCTTACTGTGAGGAGCACCTGCGCCCTCACCGGGAAAACCCCGTCTTCCATCTCCACGAGCTGAGCGAGCCTGTCGGGGACCTGTCGGAGCGCATCTGCTCCGACCACCACAAGCTGATGGAGTTCTTCTGCAGCCAGCATGACCGTCTGATTTGCAGCTTCTGCCTCCAGCATATCCACAAAGGATGCTCCTTCCTAACTCCGGAGGAGCAGAGGAACCTGAAAGAG TCTGACCTCAGAGACAAGTTGGGTTTGCTGAACGAGAAAATGGAGAAGactgaaaatgttgtgtttcAAATGAACAACATGCAGAGCATGCTGAAG GATGgagcaaacaaaagaaagatGGCACTCGCAGCTGTTTATCAGCAGATGAGGGACATCTTGGCTCAAGATGAACGCGAGGCCCAAACTGAGGTGGACCGTGAGCTTGAGCTCGGTCAGATGAAACTTCGGGATCTCACAAAGAAGTTCGATGAAAACTATAATAGGATGGGAAAAGCCAGAGACGATATCAACAAGCTGCTGAGTCAATCCCAAACCTCGGCTTTTCTACAG GCTTCAGTTGTGTTGCCCAAAGTTGTAAAGTTTGAGCCTCACGTGCCTCGAATCACCCTGGACTCCAAGAAGGTGATAGCGACGCAGAgctttgctgcagctctgagGGAGACTCTGATGGAGATGCTTAAAGAGCCAGTTGAGGCCAGATTACCATTCTTTAAAGCAG ATCTTAACGCTGGCACTGGTGCATTTGGGGATTCTG GTGAGAGAGCAGCTCCTGTCTCCAGACCAGAAAGAGCTGGAGGTACTGAATCCCAGGCAAATTCTG CAGCGCCTCAGCAGACAAGCAACCCCACGTTCCAAAGTCCACTGAGCAGTCCACCCATCCAGCCATACTACCAGCCGGTTCCTATCCCTGTTTTTATTAGACCACAGCAAAGATGGAATCCACCCCATTATCCACAGGCCCAACCTCGATTGCAACATTTTGGGCAACCTCGATTTTATCCCCAACAAAAGACAA CTCAAGACAGAAAGCCGCACAGTGCTCCTGGAGGAGGTAAACCAGCCGGGAAAGGATCTGATTTCACCAAGAAAGATAAACCCAAAGGCTATGCTCCTTCTGAGAAATCAA ttgctggttcgtctgcgtCGTTACCCTCCATGTTCTCGTGTGTTCTCCCTGCATCGCCGTTTcatgtttcag ATCCAGACAGGAGGCCGCACAGCGCTGCTGGAGGGCACAAGCCTTCAGGATCTGGGAAAGGATCTGATTTCACCAAGAAAGATAAATCTAAAGATAAGCCCAAAGGCCATCCTTCTTCTGAGAAATCAA